Genomic window (Leisingera methylohalidivorans DSM 14336):
TCCGGCCAGCGCCTCGGTGCAAGAGGGAATCAGAATGACGTCCGTTTCTGCAAGTGCGCGGCCCAGCAGCGGGAATTCACTGTCGTAGCAGATCAGCACGCCGATTCTTCCCAGCGCGGTATTGAATATCTTGAGAGGCCCCCCGCCGGTGATGCCCCATTCTTCGCGCTCGAAACGGGTCATGATCTGCTTGTCCTGATGGCCGCGTTTGCCGGAGGGCGCATAAAACTCCGCCCGGTTCACCGGCTGGGCCGATCCGCTGTTCACAGGCGCTGAAGCCCCCAGGATATGCACCCCGTGTTCGGCGGCGAGCTTCAGGTGAAGGGCGGCGGCGTCTTCCATTTTTTCCGACACGGAATGGATCGACTGCTGCAGATCGCCAGCAACCGCGGCGCCGTCCAGCGTGGACAGCTCCATTGCACCGTATTCCGGGAACACCAGCAGCTCTGCCCCGTTGCCAGCTGCCTCTGACACCCAGGCGGCCAATTTGTCTTCATACTGGGCCCAGCTGTCGAGCCAGTCGAGCGTATAGGCGGCGGTTGCGATTTTCATCCTGTCTTCCCTTTTTACAGATGCAGCCCATACATTCTTCCGGATATTTCCGGCGGCCTCCGGAAACGGGGTGACTTCCGTGCCCCCCCTGTGCACCCCTCATGCAGCGGTCCTGCGGAAAGCCCCTCTGCATGACCGCTCCGGCAGTGCTACAAATCCCGGCCCCAGAACTGCAGCGGCTTCTTTGTCTCTTCAGACTGATCCACATCTTTCCAGGAAAAATGCGCGATGACGCCATCCAGGGGCTGATAGCCGCGCTTGCGCCAGAACGGGTCAAGCGGCGCATAATCTGCAGGCCGCAGCGGGTGGTCCGCCGGACGTTGCACCCCGCAGAACGCGCATTTACGGAAACCGTGTTTGCGGGCATGGGCCTCGCGCGCATCGAAAAAACCATGCCCGGCGCCGCGTCCGCGGTAGTCCGGAAGCAGCACGGATTCGGCACAGTAAAAAACGTCGCTCAGATCAATGCCGCTGCCGTCAAATGCGGTTGCGAAATCATCCGCATGGTCGGCCAGCGGCGCACCAGTAGAGGCACCCACCAGAGTGTCTCCGTCAAACGCGCCGACAACAACAGCCCTCGCGCTGTCGCGGTAGCGCTGCAGGTAGTCCCGCTCATAGGCCAAATCACCATCGTAAAGATAAGGCCAATCCCGGAACACCTTGATCCGCAGGCGTGCGACATCGTCCAGTGCGGTCTCCAAAGCCGCACCGGTCATCGCTTCGATGCGGAGGGCCGTCATGCGGGGGCCGGCTTGCCGGACACCTGCGCGATCCAGTCCGCCAGGTTGTAATAGGTGGTCAAACGGGAAATCTTCCCGTCTTTCAGCTCAATGAACGATCCGCCGGGCAGGCGGTAGGTCTGGCCCTTGGCTTCGGGAAGGCCTTCGTCAGTCACCAGATAGGTGCCGTTGACGATGAATTCCGCCGCTGCGCGGGAGCTGTCCTCAGAAGAAAAAATAACCATATCGGTCAGCTCTTCTTTGTAGCAGCGGCTCATATGCGCACAGAACGCGGCGAACTTCTCCTTACCTACGCGGATCTGCCCCTCGTTGACGTGGTGGGCAATGTTTTCGTCAAGGCAATCGAGCATTGTCTCAGTGTCGCCAGCGTTGAAGGCTGCAAAATAACGCGCGATGGTGTCGGTCATGTTTTCTCCGTTGGTTCGCCCCAGCGATTCTTCAGATGCTGGATGATTTGGTCCCGGGTTTGCCGGTAGACATCTAGCTTGGCTGCGCGCGTCTCACCCAGCCCGGTAGGGTCCATAATCGGCCAATATTCGACATCAAGGTGAAAAAAACGGGTGAGTTCCAGCGCCCGGCGCTGGCTGGCCGGCGACAGCGCCACCACTAGGTCAAAGGACGACAGATCATCGCCCCAGCGCTCCATCTCGTCAAACGACCGGGAGCGGTGCCGCGAAAGCTCGACATCAATTTCCTGGCAGACGGAAATCGAAAAGCCGTCGATCTCCATGTCGTTCTTGACACCGGCAGACTGCACATAGGTGCCGGTGCCATAGAATTTCTTCATGATGCCCTCCGCCATCGGCGAACGGACCGAATTGTGGTCGCAACAGAACAGAATGGACTGCGGCAGCTCCTTCACCGGTCAGCCTCCGAAGTGCAAGACGCAGATCAAGGTGAACAGGCGCCTGGCGGTGTCGATGTCGACTTCGGCCTTGCCTTCCAGCCGTTCCTGCAGAACCCGGCTGCCTTCGTTGTGGATGCCGCGCCGCGCCATGTCGATGGTCTCGATCTGACTGGGCGGCATGGTTTTCACTGCACTGAAGTAGCTTTCGCAGATTTGATAGTAGTCCTTGACCACCTGACGGAACGGCGAAAGCGACAGGTGGAACTCTGCTGCTTTCTCGCCCGCTTCGGTGTTGACATCAAAGACCAGCCGCTTGTCGCGGATCGCCAGTCCCAAATGGTAAGGGCCGGCGGGCAGATCGCGTCCCTCGCGGGACGGCAGCGCAAAACTGTTGCCCTCGATCAGGTCGTAAATCGCCACTTTGCGCTCCTGCTCGATCTCGGGCGTCGGAGGCGGCAGATTGCGGTCGTCCAGTTCGATATGGCTGATGCGGCTCATGGGTCTTTGTCTCTAAAATGCGCTGAGGCGTCCGGCCATGAGTATCGCACCGCCGCGCCTGGGGCAATGCAGCAGCGGGCGTCAAAGCCTGAGCCATTTGCGGCAGTGCTTGACAGGCCACGCCCGCACGCACAGCTTGCCTGCAACAGGAGACAGGATGATGACAGGGCTTGAACGATTTTCCCTCAAAGGCCAGCGTGCGCTGGTGACCGGCTCCACGGAGGGGCTGGGGTTTGCCGCCGCCAAACTTCTGGCGGAAGCGGGCGCCGAGGTCTGGGTGAACGGACGCAGTCAGGACCGGGTTGCGGATGCGCTTGCCCGGATACCCGGCATCGCCCGCCCACTGGTTCTGGATGTGGCTGATGAGGGATCTGCAGCCGCGGCATTCGAGGACATCGCCGCTGAAGGCGGGCTTGATATTCTGGTCAACAACGTGGGGCAACGGGACCGGCGCGGCCTGACGGAATTCACGCGCTCCGATTTACAAGCGTTATGGGATGTTGATCTGGTCGCCCCGTTCCGCCTTGCGCAATTGGCCGCCGCTCAAATGGCGCCGAAAGGATATGGCCGCATCATCAACATTTCCTCGATTGCCGGCCTCATCGCGCAATCAGGGGATGCCGCCTACACAACTGCCAAAGCCGGCATCAACGGCATGACCAAGGCCCTGGCGGCCGAGCTTGGCCCCAATGGCATCACCGTGAATGCTATTGCCCCGGGATTCTTCAAAACCAGCCCCAACATGGCCGCGGCCAGCGATCCGGAAATCGCTGTAAAACTGAGAAATGCCACCTCGCTCGGCCGCTGGGGCGAACCGGAAGAGCTGGCTCCGGCCATCCTGTTCTTTGCTTCGCCCGCGGCCTCATACGTCACCGGGCAGGTGCTGGCCGTGGATGGCGGGTATACCTCGCACTACTGAACGGCCAGTGCTTTCTTTCCGGTTCGAGATACTCCGGTGTGAATGCGTGCGCCGCGCGCAGAGGGGCAGCGCCCCTCAATGTCTCAACCGTTCAACGCATCCAGCCGCGCCGTGACAGACAGACCGTGCGCCTGCAGGCTTTCGCTGTGTGCCAGGATTTCCGCCGCCGGCCCGATTGCCCGCAGAGAGTCCGGCGTCATCTGGCTGAGAGTCGTGCGCTTGAGGAAGTCCAGAACAGACAGGCCGGAGGAAAACCGGGCCGACCGGGCGGTGGGCAGCACGTGGTTGGGGCCGCCCACGTAGTCACCAATAGCCTCGGGCGTAAATTGCCCCAGAAAAATCGCTCCTGCGTGCACCGTCTGTTGGCTCAGCGCGGCAGGGTCTTTGACGCAGAGCTCCAAGTGTTCCGGTGCTATGCGGTTGGACAGCGCCGCAGCCTCATCCAGATCCCGCACGGTGATCACCGCACCAAAGTCCCGCCAGGAGGGTCCGGCAATTGCACGGCGCTCCAGCGTTTCCAAACGCTTGTCCACCGCCGCTGCCACAGCCAGGCCAAAACCCTCGTCATCGGTGATCAGAATCGACTGGGCGCTTTCGTCATGTTCGGCCTGGCTCATCAGATCCAGCGCAATCCAGTCAGGGTTGTTGTCCTTATCCGCAATCACCAGGATTTCAGAAGGGCCCGCAATCATGTCGATGCCGACCTTGCCGAAGACCCGGCGCTTGGCGGCGGCAACAAAGGCATTGCCGGGGCCGGTGATTTTATCGACCGGGGCGATGGTTTCAGTGCCATAGGCCAGTGCCGCTACAGCCTGAGCGCCGCCGACCCGGTAGATTTCATCCACCCCTGCAATCTTTGCAGCCACCAGCACCAGCGGGTTGATCTGTCCGTCCGGGGTCGGAACCGTGACCGCCAGCCGCTGCACGCCTGCAACCTTCGCTGGAATAGCGTTCATCAGCACCGACGAAGGATAAGAGGCCAGTCCGCCCGGCACGTACAGACCAGCTGCCGAGACTGCCGACCAGCGCCAGCCCAGGCTTGCGCCTGTCTCGTCCGTCCACTGCGCGTCTTCCGGCATCTGGCGGGCGTGGTACGCGCGGATGCGTTCAGCTGCCACTTCCAGCGCCTCGCGCTCCTCTGCAGAAACCGCGGCGATGGCCGCCTCCACCTCTGCACCGGTGATCCGCAGCTGCGCGGGGTCCAGTTCCATCCGGTCAAATTTCGCTGTCAGCTCCACCAACGCCGCGTCACCGCGGGCGCGCACATCGGCGATGATCCCAGCCACGACAGCGTCCACATCCGGGCTATCCTCGCGCTTGGCACCCAAAAGAGCGGCAAAGGACTGTTCGAAATCAGAATCGGCGGTATTCAGAAACTGCGGCATCGGGATCTCCTTTGGCCCTCGCATAGCTTTATGCCAGCGCGGTCTCAAGAACTATGGCGCGGGGCGGTGCAATTGGACGCAAGGACGGGGCGCTGCCCCTCTAGGCCATACGGCCAATTCACCCCGGAGTATTTGGGACCAGAAAGAAGCCGCAGCCGTCAGAGAAGGGGTTTTCGCATCGGGACACCGGATGTCCCGCAGCATCCCTCAGGCGCGTCAACTCTTTGCCAGCCATGGTGTTGGTAAAAGCCCAGCGCTGTGCGGGTCGCGTTCAGCCGCCCGTCGCTATGGTCTGCCCTGCGCAATTCCGCCTCAAGATGCCCCAGCAGAACGGATCCGGAGCCGCGCCCGGCAGCATTGGGGGAAACATAAAGCAAAGAGACCGCCCCATCCGGATCCAAGCCGCCGACCGCTTCGGCGCTGCCGCCCCGTTCCGCCAGCCAGTAGCGTCCGGGGCCGTCAATCCAGCTGCGGATATGCGCAGGCGACTTGTCCGCAGTCCAATCCGCTATTTTTGCGGCATCGCCGCCGTGATCCGCCCGGCACAGATCGCGGATCGACGCGATGAGCACCTGGCTCATAGCGAATACATCAAAGACTGTGGCAGGGCGGATCTGCAGCTTCGTTGCAGGCCGGGCAAAGACCTGCGAAACGCCGCGCTTGTTCTGCATGGGTCAAACGCCATGATCCGGCGCGTGACCCGACGGCGCACGGTAAGGCCTGGTGACATCCCGCAGGGACACCTCCAGCGCCTCGACCGCCAGGCGCAGGGCGCCGTCGCCAGCCAGGGTGAGCAGCACGTGGCCGGCACCGTCCTCACCTGGCTCGAAATCAAGGGCGAGCAGCGACAGAACCAGGTCCTTATCCTTGCGGTCCACGCCCTGCGATGCGACAGCCAGCACATTGTCCACCACCAGCAGCGACTGCACACGCTCAAAAGGCCGGCCGCGCCGTTCCGCAGCATCGCGGTCTTCCCAGCGAAACCGGTTCACCAGCAACGCGAAACGGCGCTCAGCCGCGCGCCAGCTCATTTCAGTTACCGGAAAGACCGCATCCTGCAGCAACGAGGACAGAATTTTAAGATCTTCGGTCTCCAGCGCGCCCAGGTTCAGCGGCGCCTCGCGGCCGTCTTCAAAACTTGCATCCGCCATCACTCTTCCCTGATCCGTTCGATTTTGGCACCGACCCCGGAAAGTTTGCGCACTACGTGCTCATAGCCTCGGTCCAAATGGTAGACCCGGCTCACCTTGGTTTCACCTTCCGCCGCCAGACCGGCGAGAATCAGCGAGACCGAGGCGCGCAGGTCGGTTGCCATCACCGGAGCGCCTTTCAGCTTTTCAACGCCCGTCACGGTTGCATGTCCGCCGTGCACTTCGATCTGCGCGCCCATGCGGGTGAGTTCCGGAGCATGCATAAACCGGTTTTCAAAGATCTTTTCTTCCAGCACGGAGGTGCCTTCAGCGGTACACATCAGCGCCATCATCTGCGCCTGCAAGTCGGTCGGAAAGCCCGGGAATGGCTCGGTCACAACATCCACCGCCCGGACGCGGCCGTTCTTGCGGCTGACCATAAGCCCCTTGTCCGTCTCCGTCACCTGAATGCCTGCTGCCTCCAGCTTCTCACAGAAAGCTCCCACCAGGGCGATGCGGCCGCCCAGCAGTTCCACTTCACCGCCGCAAATGGCCGGGGCCAGCATGTAGGTGCCTAGTTCGATCCGGTCAGTCACCACCTGATGTGTCGCGCCATGCAGGCGGTCAACACCTTGAATGGTGATCTCCGGTGTGCCGTCACCCTCGATTTGCGCGCCCATTTTGCGCAGGCAATCTGCGAGATCGACGATCTCCGGTTCGCGTGCAGCGTTTTTGATGACCGTGGTGCCTTTGGCCAGGGTTGCCGCCATCATGACGTTTTCAGTCGCCCCGACCGAGGCGAAGGCCAGAGCGATCTCTGCCCCCTTGAGGCCCTTAGGCGCCTTGGCGTGCAGATAGCCATCTTTCAGTTCGATCTCAGCGCCCAGCGCCTCAAGCCCCTGAATGTGCAGATCCATCGGCCGGGCGCCGATCGCACAGCCGCCAGGCAGCGACACCACCGCCTGCCCCAGCCGCGCCAGCATCGGACCCAGCACCAGGTTGGAGGCGCGCATTTTCCGCACGATATCGTAATCCGCGACATGGCTGGTCAGGTCATGGCTCGACATCGCCAGCACCTGACCGTCCTGCAGGCTGGACACTTCGGCACCCAGCGACTGCAAGAGCAGCGTCATCGTCTTGATATCGCTCAGCCGCGGCGCGTTGGTCAGCGTCAGCGGTTCTTCGCTCAGGAGCGTCGCGGGCATCAGGGTGAGGCAGGCGTTTTTGGCCCCTGCGATAGGAATCTGCCCGTTCAGCGGGCCGTTACCAGTTACCAGAATCGAATCCATCTGCCCTTACTCTCCATTTTTGCCCGTATCCTGGTCCGGCTTTTCCGCCCGCGCTTTGGCCTGAGCCTTGCGCCGGGCCATATTTGCCTTGAGCGCAGCCTTCAGCCGGTCTTCGCGCGATACCGCTGACCTGTCGTTTTTCGGTGTTTTCTTCTCTGCCATAAGACTTCTGTAACTTAGTGCGAAAAAACCGTCCAGAATGCTCTTGCGCCCCTCAGCGTTTATGCCTAAAAGCCCCCTCACCGGCGCTGCTGTAGCTCAGAGGTAGAGCACTCCCTTGGTAAGGGAGAGGTCGAGAGTTCAATTCTCTCCAGCAGCACCATCTTCCAAAAAACTAAATGATTTCAAGATACTGAGTGGCAAGCGCCGAGCCTTTGGCGGACTGTCCCCGTAAGACGGCCGCTGTAGACACGCAAGATGACCGTGAATACAGGAACATCCGCACCATCTGCCTGCCAGCCGGCCTTTAAGGCCGCCCTTGGGCACAGCTTGCCCTGTGCGGCGGCTACTGCAGCTGGCACAAGGGATTCGCTGTTTTCCCAAAACCCGGCTGAAGAGCCGCATGGCTAAGTGGCAAACGGGCGATTCGCGATACGCTCGCAGGTCCACAAATAAAAATGTATGTGCCTTTTTCGCTGTATCTGACCTGCCAAACGCAGCAGATCAGAGGCATTCGCACATAATTTAACACTGCTGAAATGAATCCCATCAAGTGTTTTGCCATCAGGCGCTAACCAGCCGGCCCGTTCACGGCTGCTCCCAAGCTGCCGGCAGACACAAACCTTGATGGGAACTACGCTGCAATGACTCGACTGTTTAAATTCTGGGCGAATATGCCATTGGGCCGCAAGCTCCCGCTGTCTATCGCCGCCCCGACGATTTTTCTAACCCTTGCCTCTGGCTTTTTCTTTGCCTGGGACGCCGGACAAGCACTGAAGGCGAACCGGGAAGCCGCGTATGCAACACTGCTCGAAGAGCGCAAGGAGGCATTGGAGAACTGGGTGGCCGACCTGCGATCGCAGACCCGGACATTGGTTGCCAGTAAGGCGGTTGAAACGGCATTGCGGGATTTTTCCAATGGTTTCTATTCTTTGGGTGACGACCCCAGCGGGCATCTTCGCGCCGCTTATGCGGACGGCAACCCCAACCCTGCAGGCGAACGCTACAAACTGCTCGATGCCAAAGACAAATCCGCCTGGTCGATCCGCCACAAGATGAATCACACTGGATTTGTCACCTTCCTGGAAGAACAGGGGTTTATGGATGCTTACCTTTTGGATGTGCAGGGCAACATGGTCTATGCGGTGCAAAAGAACGACGACTTTGCACTGAACTACCTGGATGGGCCGTATCAGGACAGCGGGCTGGGCGTAGCATTCCGCGCCGCGCTGGAACTGGAGCGCGGCCAGGTGTTCCTATCGGAAATGGCATCCTTTGAGGCCGATGGCGGCCGACCGGCAATGTTCATATCTGCTCCGATCCTGAAGAAAGGCGCAATGATGGGCGCGCTGGTTCTGCGCGTCCCGGTCGAAGACATCTCCAAACTATTGTCCCACTCCAGTCTGCTGGGGGAAACCGGCCAGGCCTACCTGGTGCGCGGCGATGGAGTGGCGTTGACTGCTTCAAACCGCGGCGGAGGGCATCAGGCACTGTCTCGTCTGCCTGAGTTGACGCAGATTGCAGCGGCACTTGGCGGCGGGCAAAGCAGCTTTTCGGGCACTCCGGGCCTGGCGGGCCAACCGGTCGAGGCCATGGCCGCCGGCGTCGCCCTCGAAGACCGGACCTGGGGCATTGTCCTGGAAGTTGACAGCGCCGAGGCGCTGGCGGCCCAGAACAGCCTGTCAAACGCCGCCATGCTGCAGGCAGTTGGCGTGGCGCTGGCTGTGGCATTGCTGTCCTGGGTGGCAGCCCGCAGCATTGCACGCAAGGTTTCGGCCCTGTCCGACAGTGTCGAGCATATCGCAGCCAAGGATTACAACCATCCGGTCTCAGGCCATGGCACCGGCGATGAATTCGGCAATATAGCCGGCATCCTCGAAGGGTTCAAAACTGACTTGCAAAATGCTCAGACGGCGGAAAAGGAACGGGCTGAACTGCAACGCCAGCAGGATCTCGTGGTTGGTGAATTGCGCAATGGCCTGAAGCATCTGGCCAACGGGGATTTTTCGAACCCTATTACGGAACCCTTTCCCGAAGCGTATGAGGGCCTGCGCATGGACTTCAACCAAACGGCCGACACATTGAACAATACGGTGCGCGAAGTGGTGGAAGCCACCACCAGCATCCGCAACGGCACTTCGGAAATCAGTCAGGCCTCGGATGATCTGTCGCAGCGCACCGAAAGCCAGGCCGCCACGCTGGAGCAGACCGCTGCTGCGCTGGACCAGATGACCGCCAGCGTCAAGGCTGCTGCCGATGGCGCACGCCAGGTGGAAACCGCCATGAACGAGGCCCGCGACGAAGCCGAAGCCAGCGGCGAGGTGGTGCGAAACGCGGTTTCTGCCATGAACGGAATAGAAGCATCCGCCTCCCATATTTCGCAGATTATCGGGGTGATCGACGATATCGCCTTTCAGACAAATCTGCTGGCGCTGAATGCAGGCGTCGAGGCGGCGCGCGCCGGCGATGCCGGACGCGGCTTTGCTGTTGTAGCCTCCGAGGTGAGGGCACTGGCACAACGGTCTTCGGATGCGGCGATGGAAATCAAGACGCTGATCTCCGATTCCGGTGACCAAGTGGCAAAGGGGGTGGATCTGGTCGGCAAAGCCGGCGAGGCGCTGAACAGCATTGTCTCTCAGGTCACCCATATCTCGAGGCTTGTCTCGGGAATTGCCGAGGGCGCAGCAGAGCAATCCACTGGCATCGGTGAAATCAATACTGGCGTTATGCAACTGGACCAGGTGACCCAGCAGAACGCCGCGATGGTGGAGCAAATGACGGCAGCAGGCCAGCTTCTGAACGGCGATGCTTCGAAGCTGGCCGGGCTGGTGGACATTTTCAATGTCGGAATGGAGACGCCTCCGCCCCGCCAGGTGCCGGAGCCAATTCAGGCATCCGTCCACGGCTCGGGCTGGGATGTTCCATCAGAGACGCTTTCCGCCATTCCGGCTGCAGATGGTTCAGCCGCTTTGGCAAAATGGCAGGACTTCTGATCCTGACTGGAGCGGGGCACATCGAGTCAACGACAACAGCCGCGCCGCTGAACCCGTTTTGCACCAGCCCGCTGCGGCCGCCGCGGAGGCGGCCGCAGCACCGCTCAAACAGCCCCGGTGTTGTGAAAACCAAATTTTCAGACTTTATGACGACATTGGGTTTAAAACGAACACTTGGCATACATTCTGGACACGGATGCCCGCAGTGCTTCGCGCAAATGCAAAGGTGGCAAGATGACCGTGTCTGAACTTTCTGCTCGCTGGCTGCGCGCTCTCAGCAACCGGACCTACTTGCCCGCACTGCTTGCCTTGGCGGTAGTCTGTGCCGCAGGGTTTTATGCTGAAAAGCAAAACGCCACAATTCACCATCAGTCTGAACGTGCCAGGGTCCAGCAACAGGCAGGGATGATCAAGTCCCGTCTGGAAGGTCAAGTCAATGGCGACTATCAGCGGCTGCGCGGGCTGGCCGCGATGCTGGCCACCCAACCGGACATGGAACAGGCGCAGTTCAGCCGGATGGCTGCACAGGTGCTTGAGGGACAGACCGCCATCAGGCACATCGCAGCGGCTCCCGGCTTAGTGGTCTCTCTGGTACACCCGCTAAAGGGGAACGAAACCGCCATCGGACTGGACTACAACCAGAATGCCGCCCAGCGCGCGGCGGCGTACCGGGTGCGCGATAGCGGTGACATGGTGCTGGCCGGGCCGGTAAACCTGTTACAGGGCGGCTCCGGGTTCATCTACCGGCTGCCTA
Coding sequences:
- a CDS encoding low molecular weight phosphatase family protein, with protein sequence MKELPQSILFCCDHNSVRSPMAEGIMKKFYGTGTYVQSAGVKNDMEIDGFSISVCQEIDVELSRHRSRSFDEMERWGDDLSSFDLVVALSPASQRRALELTRFFHLDVEYWPIMDPTGLGETRAAKLDVYRQTRDQIIQHLKNRWGEPTEKT
- a CDS encoding ketosteroid isomerase-related protein, translated to MTDTIARYFAAFNAGDTETMLDCLDENIAHHVNEGQIRVGKEKFAAFCAHMSRCYKEELTDMVIFSSEDSSRAAAEFIVNGTYLVTDEGLPEAKGQTYRLPGGSFIELKDGKISRLTTYYNLADWIAQVSGKPAPA
- a CDS encoding GNAT family N-acetyltransferase, translating into MTALRIEAMTGAALETALDDVARLRIKVFRDWPYLYDGDLAYERDYLQRYRDSARAVVVGAFDGDTLVGASTGAPLADHADDFATAFDGSGIDLSDVFYCAESVLLPDYRGRGAGHGFFDAREAHARKHGFRKCAFCGVQRPADHPLRPADYAPLDPFWRKRGYQPLDGVIAHFSWKDVDQSEETKKPLQFWGRDL
- a CDS encoding methyl-accepting chemotaxis protein, which codes for MTRLFKFWANMPLGRKLPLSIAAPTIFLTLASGFFFAWDAGQALKANREAAYATLLEERKEALENWVADLRSQTRTLVASKAVETALRDFSNGFYSLGDDPSGHLRAAYADGNPNPAGERYKLLDAKDKSAWSIRHKMNHTGFVTFLEEQGFMDAYLLDVQGNMVYAVQKNDDFALNYLDGPYQDSGLGVAFRAALELERGQVFLSEMASFEADGGRPAMFISAPILKKGAMMGALVLRVPVEDISKLLSHSSLLGETGQAYLVRGDGVALTASNRGGGHQALSRLPELTQIAAALGGGQSSFSGTPGLAGQPVEAMAAGVALEDRTWGIVLEVDSAEALAAQNSLSNAAMLQAVGVALAVALLSWVAARSIARKVSALSDSVEHIAAKDYNHPVSGHGTGDEFGNIAGILEGFKTDLQNAQTAEKERAELQRQQDLVVGELRNGLKHLANGDFSNPITEPFPEAYEGLRMDFNQTADTLNNTVREVVEATTSIRNGTSEISQASDDLSQRTESQAATLEQTAAALDQMTASVKAAADGARQVETAMNEARDEAEASGEVVRNAVSAMNGIEASASHISQIIGVIDDIAFQTNLLALNAGVEAARAGDAGRGFAVVASEVRALAQRSSDAAMEIKTLISDSGDQVAKGVDLVGKAGEALNSIVSQVTHISRLVSGIAEGAAEQSTGIGEINTGVMQLDQVTQQNAAMVEQMTAAGQLLNGDASKLAGLVDIFNVGMETPPPRQVPEPIQASVHGSGWDVPSETLSAIPAADGSAALAKWQDF
- a CDS encoding carbon-nitrogen hydrolase family protein; the encoded protein is MKIATAAYTLDWLDSWAQYEDKLAAWVSEAAGNGAELLVFPEYGAMELSTLDGAAVAGDLQQSIHSVSEKMEDAAALHLKLAAEHGVHILGASAPVNSGSAQPVNRAEFYAPSGKRGHQDKQIMTRFEREEWGITGGGPLKIFNTALGRIGVLICYDSEFPLLGRALAETDVILIPSCTEALAGYWRVRIGAMSRALENQCVTVMASLVGRYDWSESVDANTGMGGIFGPPDKGFPETGVLAAGGMNRPGWTYGEADLEAIAHVRADGGVLNRLHWEEQMPRVKSVTKAVIT
- the murA gene encoding UDP-N-acetylglucosamine 1-carboxyvinyltransferase, encoding MDSILVTGNGPLNGQIPIAGAKNACLTLMPATLLSEEPLTLTNAPRLSDIKTMTLLLQSLGAEVSSLQDGQVLAMSSHDLTSHVADYDIVRKMRASNLVLGPMLARLGQAVVSLPGGCAIGARPMDLHIQGLEALGAEIELKDGYLHAKAPKGLKGAEIALAFASVGATENVMMAATLAKGTTVIKNAAREPEIVDLADCLRKMGAQIEGDGTPEITIQGVDRLHGATHQVVTDRIELGTYMLAPAICGGEVELLGGRIALVGAFCEKLEAAGIQVTETDKGLMVSRKNGRVRAVDVVTEPFPGFPTDLQAQMMALMCTAEGTSVLEEKIFENRFMHAPELTRMGAQIEVHGGHATVTGVEKLKGAPVMATDLRASVSLILAGLAAEGETKVSRVYHLDRGYEHVVRKLSGVGAKIERIREE
- a CDS encoding DUF2948 family protein; the encoded protein is MADASFEDGREAPLNLGALETEDLKILSSLLQDAVFPVTEMSWRAAERRFALLVNRFRWEDRDAAERRGRPFERVQSLLVVDNVLAVASQGVDRKDKDLVLSLLALDFEPGEDGAGHVLLTLAGDGALRLAVEALEVSLRDVTRPYRAPSGHAPDHGV
- a CDS encoding SDR family oxidoreductase, which translates into the protein MTGLERFSLKGQRALVTGSTEGLGFAAAKLLAEAGAEVWVNGRSQDRVADALARIPGIARPLVLDVADEGSAAAAFEDIAAEGGLDILVNNVGQRDRRGLTEFTRSDLQALWDVDLVAPFRLAQLAAAQMAPKGYGRIINISSIAGLIAQSGDAAYTTAKAGINGMTKALAAELGPNGITVNAIAPGFFKTSPNMAAASDPEIAVKLRNATSLGRWGEPEELAPAILFFASPAASYVTGQVLAVDGGYTSHY
- the hisD gene encoding histidinol dehydrogenase, which codes for MPQFLNTADSDFEQSFAALLGAKREDSPDVDAVVAGIIADVRARGDAALVELTAKFDRMELDPAQLRITGAEVEAAIAAVSAEEREALEVAAERIRAYHARQMPEDAQWTDETGASLGWRWSAVSAAGLYVPGGLASYPSSVLMNAIPAKVAGVQRLAVTVPTPDGQINPLVLVAAKIAGVDEIYRVGGAQAVAALAYGTETIAPVDKITGPGNAFVAAAKRRVFGKVGIDMIAGPSEILVIADKDNNPDWIALDLMSQAEHDESAQSILITDDEGFGLAVAAAVDKRLETLERRAIAGPSWRDFGAVITVRDLDEAAALSNRIAPEHLELCVKDPAALSQQTVHAGAIFLGQFTPEAIGDYVGGPNHVLPTARSARFSSGLSVLDFLKRTTLSQMTPDSLRAIGPAAEILAHSESLQAHGLSVTARLDALNG
- a CDS encoding GNAT family N-acetyltransferase codes for the protein MQNKRGVSQVFARPATKLQIRPATVFDVFAMSQVLIASIRDLCRADHGGDAAKIADWTADKSPAHIRSWIDGPGRYWLAERGGSAEAVGGLDPDGAVSLLYVSPNAAGRGSGSVLLGHLEAELRRADHSDGRLNATRTALGFYQHHGWQRVDAPEGCCGTSGVPMRKPLL
- a CDS encoding UPF0262 family protein gives rise to the protein MSRISHIELDDRNLPPPTPEIEQERKVAIYDLIEGNSFALPSREGRDLPAGPYHLGLAIRDKRLVFDVNTEAGEKAAEFHLSLSPFRQVVKDYYQICESYFSAVKTMPPSQIETIDMARRGIHNEGSRVLQERLEGKAEVDIDTARRLFTLICVLHFGG